Part of the Blastocatellia bacterium genome is shown below.
GCTGCCGGGCCTTCTGGAATTCTCTCGGTTCTTTCGGCGTGCGCCCCTTTTCATGAGCAACGCCAGAGCGAGATGATGGTGCGCCGGAGCATAATCGGGCACGAGCGTGAGGGCTATCCGAAACTGCTCGATAGCGGCGTCGAGGTCTCCCTTCTTCACTTTCGAATTCCCGTGCTCGTGGTGAACATGGCCACCTGCACATTTGATTTCCCCTTGTTCAGCCGGACCGCTTCGGAGAACTCCTGTTCGGTACCTCGCGTTGTCCCGTTGGCTGAAGCAGAGCGCCGAACAAATTGCGAATTTCAGCACTGTCGGGTTTGAACCGCGCGGCGGTGCGATAGGCTTCCAGCGCTGCCGTGAGATCACCCTTCTGGCGGAGCGCCATTCCAAGCGTGGCCTGCATCTGAGCATCGTTCGGCTTCAATGCGAGAATCTTACATAAGACCATTTCGGCTTCAGCCAGTTTTCCATGCTGAAGGTAAATCATTTTAAGCCCCTGCTAGGCCTCAACCAGACCGCGTCGGAGAGTGGGGGCTTGCTCAAGCGCGGCCTCCGCGTAGTTGCTTTCGGCCTTAAGGCCAACTCCGAGTTTATAGTAGACGTCTGACGAGGCTGGGTCCTTTTCGATGACGGAGCGGGAACTCCGTCATGTCGCTGTCGAAATCGCCTTTCTGAGTGCGATGGCAAGGTTACGGCGAACATCGAGATTGCTAGGATACGCCCGGAGGATGGGGCGAGATTCGGCGATGGCTCCGACCCCTTAATTACCAAAATGCCTCGGACTTGCGCCCTCGGCGGCTCTACGCATCGGACGCATCACGAAGGGACAAGGAGGAGACTCCGATAGACGGTCTCGAACTGGTCGGCCATGCGCTCGGCCGTGAAATGGGCGGGTAGGAGATCGGGTGCACCGGTTAAGGTGAGAGAGAGGGCCTCTATCACTGCCTCCGCGAGACTCTCGGCCGAGTTCGAAGCCACACGCACGGGGCAGCCATATTGCGACAAGGCGTCGGCAATGCCCGTGCGTAACAGGACAACCGGCTTGCCGGCCGCC
Proteins encoded:
- a CDS encoding tetratricopeptide repeat protein, encoding MIYLQHGKLAEAEMVLCKILALKPNDAQMQATLGMALRQKGDLTAALEAYRTAARFKPDSAEIRNLFGALLQPTGQREVPNRSSPKRSG